CCCGCCGGCTGGGACTGCTGGCCCTCACCGTCTTCACCCTCGCCGTGGCGGGCTGTTCGCCCTTCGCCCGTGCCATCAAGGAGGGAGACACCTTCAGCGCCCAGCAGAAGTGGGCCGAGGCGGAGGACGCCTACCTGCGCGCCCTGGCGGTGGAGCCCGGGGACGCGGAGGCGAAGGCGAAGCTGCTCAAGCTGCGCCAGCAGTGGAGCGCCGACGTGTTCCAGGCCGCCAAGGCGAAGCACGCCGAGGGAGACCTGGCCGGTGCCACGCCGCTGCTGGTGCGCGCGCTGAAGCTGGACAGCGAGAACAATGACGCGCGCACGCTGCTGGCCCAGACGCTGGATGCCCGGGTGGAGGTGGCCCAGAAGGCGCTGAAGGAGGAGCGGCTGCAGGAGGCCCGGGCCGAGTTCGACGCCGTACTGGCGGTGGACGAGGGGCACGTGGCGGCGCGCAAGGGCGTGTCGGCGGTGCAGAAGGCGCTGGCGCAGCGGTGGTTCGGCACGGCGCAGCGGCTGGAGGAGGAGGGCAAGCTGGGCAACGCGCTGCTGGCGTACGTGCGCGCGAACCAGGAGCAGGTGGGGGCCACGCCCGCGCTGGAGCGCGCCGAGGTGGTGCGCCGCAAGCTGCAGGACGAGATCGCCTTCCTGGTGGTGACGGGGCCGGCGGAGGACAAGGCGGAGGCGCCGGACGTGGCGCAGCGGCTGTCGCCCGGGCGGCTGTCGGCGCTGCTGCCGCAGGAGGTGCCCATCCGCGTCATCACCACCGAGGCGCCCAAGGACCATGAGGGCGTGCGCCTGGGGCTGTCGGTGGAGCGGGTGATGCCGGTGAAGTCGGTGGAGCAGGCGCAGAAGTCGCAGCGCTACCTGGTGACGAACAAGGCGGTGCCCAACCCGCGCCGGCTGCAGACGGAGGCGTCGCTGCTGGAGCAGGAGCGCAAGCTGGAGGACGTGGAGCGCAAGCTGTCGGGCGTGCTGCGGGACTACCTGCGCAAGCAGGACGAGCTGGCCCAGGCGCGCGAGGTGGCCGGCCGCTGCCGCTCGCGCGAGCGCCAGGCGTGCAGCACCGCGCTGGCCGAGTGTGTGCGGGCCTTCGGCCAGTCCAAGCCCGGCGAGGTGCCCAAGGAGTGCAGCCCCTCGCGCTGCAACCCCCAGTGCGAGGCGGAGGAGACGGCGCTGTCGCAGCGGGCCTCGGCGGCGCAGGAGCTGGAGCGCCGGCTGGAGGCGGCGCAGGAGGGCGCGGAGACGCAGCGGCGCGAGGTGCAGCGGGGCCGGGACGCCTACTACCGCGAGCCCCTCACGGTGGACGAGCCCGTCTACGCCGACTACCCGTACGACGTGGAGCTGCACCGGCTGTCCATCACCGCGAGCGTCACCGAGCGGCTGGTGGCGCTGTCCAAGGACGCGGCGGTGGCCTCGCCGCGCAGCGGGGACTACGCGGCCATGCACGAGGACTCGGCCAACAAGGCCTACGACAAGGTGGGCGTGCTGGCGGACCCCGTGCAGCTGCGCACCGAGGCGGAGCTGCGGGTGGAGGCGGGTGACAAGGCCATGGAGTCCATCGCCCAGCGGGTGATGGAGCACTTCGACGTCTACCGCCAGCGCCGGGTGGAGGATGCGCGCCGGGGCATGGTGCGCCCCAGCGCCGAGGACGTGGTGGAGACGGCGGTGCGCGCGCTGCTGCTCACCGCGGACCAGCCGCCCCAGGACATCCTCCAGTCGCTGTCCCAGGCGCGCGGCCTCACCCGGCCCGAGTCCATCTACGGGCGTTGAGGCGCGCGCGGCCGGGCTTCAGCAGGCCATGGCCGTTTCGGACTGGGGGGACCACAGCGCGGCCTCGGCCGTCTGCAGGCAGTCCCCCAGGAAGCGCAGGTAGATGTCGAGCGCCTCGGCACCGACCTCCGCCAGCGTCCGGGCGTTCTCCGGCATCAGCTGCATCAACTCCTCCATCATCCGCGAGTTGGTGCTGCCCACGTCCAGCTGCACGTGCTCCTTGAGGAAGCTGAGCCCCTCCAGCGTCTCGCGGCCGAGCACCCGCGCCACGTTGGACAGCAGGTGCGGCCCCAGCACCAGCGACAGGTTCTCGATCTCGAACTCGATGGCGATCTGCGCCGCGGGCAGCTCCCCGGCGATCGTCGACTCGTGCAGCTGCCGGTAGGCCCGCATCGCGTCCGTGGGGTACTGGGCCAGCAGCCGCTCCGTGTGGAGCATGGCCCGGCGCCGGATGTTCCACCGGCGCACCAGCATCCGCACGTCGTCGATCATCATCTGGTGGTGGCCGGCCTCCTGCTTGGAGTGCTTGAGCAGCCCCTTGCCAATCGAGTCCAGGCCGAGGGAGAGGCAGCGCTGGCCCGCCCGGCGGATCCACCCCTCCACGGGCTCGGTCATGTACACGCCGAACGAGTGGTACTGGATGAAGAAGCGCTCCAGGACCGCCGGCTCGATGGCGGGGTCCACCAGCCTGCGCATCACCGGATCCGTCGAGATGCGGGCACGCGCGGGCAGGACGTAGGGCTCATACAACTCTTTGACCAGACTCATGGCGACGACTCCTCACGGCTCTTCAGCGATACGGCACTTCAAACGGTAGGGACGGGGGGCGTCAGGCGGCCCACGGTCGCCTCGCTCACGTACTCCAGGAAATCGGGCAGCAGCCGGGCGGACAGCAGCCACAGGCAGGGCTTCGCGCCGGGCTCGTCGTGCAGCCGGGCGGCGGCGGCGTAGCTGTCGTCCTCGTCCTCGCGCAGGAAGACGAAGGCGTTGCGGCCCCGCCGCGCGTACCACTCGCGGGCCGCGTCCAGCAGCGCCACATAGGCCTCCGGGCCCTCGGGCGTGAGCGGGAACAGGCGCACCGCGTCCAGCAGGCGGAAGAGGTTCGTCCCCGGCTGTCCCAGCTCGAGCAGCATCGCGGCCACCGCCACGCCGTCACGGCGCGCCACCAGCACCTGGCGCTCGCGCTCCAGCCCGGCCTCGTGCCACGTCTCCATCGTGTCCCGGAGGTCCAACCGCTCGCGCGACAAGTCCAGCGCGTCCACGTAGCTGGCCGGGCGCGTGCGGGCGATCTGCTCCACCAGCCGCGTCTTCTCCTCGAAGCGCGCCGGGGCGAGCTCGAAGCCGTGGCCCGTCAGCCCGCTGGGCTCATCGCAGCTCACGTGCATCAGGCGCACGGGCATGACCAGGGCCTCGCCGCTGGCCTCGTGCTCCCGCGCGTAGGTGTGGTGGACGCGCTCCATGAGGGGCACGGTGGACTCGGTGTAGGCGATGAGCCACCGGAAGTCCGGGTCGCTCTGGGCGTGCTCCAGCGTGCGCACGTGGATGTCGCGCAGAATCTGTCCGTGCGGCACGTCCGCGGCGGGCTTGCCGGGGCGCTTGGCCAGCTGGTGCACCAGCCAGGTGTGCCGGTAGGGCCGCACCGAGGACAGCGTGGCCTCCACCCCGCGCTCCGAGGGCCACACCGTCTGGCAGAAGAGCCGGGGCAGGCGCGCGGCATGGCGGCCCGTCTCCAGGAAGCTGGCGTGCAGCTCCTGGAAGTGCTCCGTCGTCTTGCCAGCCAGGTTGAAGTAGCCCGAGTCCACGAAGAGCTCCCACAGCGGCTCGAGCAGCGCCTCCGCGCCGCGCGTGGAGGGGCAGAGCGCCTGGGAGACGAGCTGCACCCAGCGCGCCTCGTCCACCGGCGTGCGCGGAGTCACCTGGAGGCCGAACAGCCGCTGTCCGTCCTGCTGCTTGCCGCCCACGTAGCGCACCTCGCCGCGCAGGAGGATGGGCTCGCCGCTCGCGCTGCGCACCTCGAGGGGCTGCAGCAGCAGCCCCGGGAAGATGAGATCCTCGGGCGTGCCGCGCAGGCACAGGCCGTTGAAGGACAGGTCCACCACCTCGCGCTGGAGCGCGCCCAGCTCGCCCCACAGCGGGTGGTGGAACCAGGCCGTCATGCCCGCGGGGGCGGGCACGCGCCGGTGCGAGCGGTGGCGCACCTTCCACAGCCGCCGCGGCAGGGGCGTCACCATCCGGTTGCCCCGCGTCTCCAGCGCCGGCACGCGCAGGCGGTAGGCCGTGTTGTGGCCCACCACCTCGATGTCATAGGGCGCCGTGCCCCAGTTCGCCTCCGGCTCCTCCAGCCGCCAGTGCAGCTGCGAGGACGCCACGTCGAAGTACTCCAGCGACACGCGCAGCGTCCGGCCCAGCTGCCGCAGCAGGCCCTCGTGCTTCATGACGCACACCGTCTTGAGGATGGAGCGGATGCGCTCGGCCTCGACGAAGGCCTCCTCGATGGGCTGCGGCGACACGGCGGGCAGGGCCCGTCCCTCGTGGGCCGCCACGTCCAGCAGCGAGAGGATCTGCCGGCCCTGCTCCCGCGTCACCCCCACCAGCTGGATGCCGATGGGCGCGTCATACCGGCGCGGATCACTCCAGAAGAGCTCGCCCCGCAGCGGGCCGATGGTGCGGCCGTTGTCGTCCAGCAGCAGCTGCAGCAGGCGGTCCCGCGGAGGCAGCTCGGCACCCGGCTCGGGCAGGGCCCACACCACGGTGGGGCTCAGCCGTGTCACCCGGCTGCTGCTGATGCCGGGCTGGGACAGGATGAGGTTGATGCCCCGGTCCGGCCTGTCGGCGTGCAGCGAGTACCCCGAGTAGCTCCCGGCGGCGAGGCCCGGTCCGGCCGATGTCTCCACGTCTCCACGCATGTGCGGCTCCTCACTCCTCTTCACAGGGCTGGCGCTTACGGGCGCCACCTCGCCGGGGTCGTGCTCTTCCACGACGAGGGTAATCCCTTGCATGAATAGAGAACGCCCGGGCCCCCATTTCGTCAAGGCGGACAGTGCCATTCTTTGCTCATTCGAGAGGCCCGGGCCCACGGGGCTGGAAAAGTCCGTCCCTCCGGGTCGAGACCCTGGAACCCCGCTGTATCTCAGGGAAAACGGCTCCCGCGTGGAACCGGGCAAACAATGACTTGCAGGGTGCGCGTGGGGCGTTGTCAGGCTTTTGCCGGGCTGGCGGCTCTGCAGCCCGGACGGAGCCGTGCCCCCGCGGTGTGAGTCCATGGCGAAAAGGTGCAAGGGATTGCTGGGAATGGAGGAAATGCGAGGACCTGGCCCGGCGTGGGGTGTCGGCGGGTGGGCAGCGCGGGGCTCGCCGCCGCCGTCAGGTGTGTGCCGGAGGACGGAGCCGGAGGGCGGCGGTCCGCTGGGAAGTGGGGGCTCTCGCGCTTTCAGGGGCCCGGGGCCCGCCCCCCATGGACGTTCGCGGCGGGAACGGCGAGGCTGCGCTTCCCATGGCGAAACCCACCCCCGAGGATCACTTCAACATCGAGGTGCTCAAGTTGATGCTCCAACTGGCTTGGAGCGATGAACAGATCGATGTGCAGGAGGTGGGGACCATTCTTGGCGCGGCCCGCAGCTGGGGGGTGCCCGAGCCGGAGGTGGCCACCCTCAAGAAGGCGCTGGAGGGCGGGGTGACGCTGCCGGCGCCCGACCTGGGGCTGCTGCGCGGCCGTCCAGACGAGGTGCTCGAGGCGGCTCGCGCGCTCATCGCGAGTGATGGCAGGCTGCGGGCCTCCGAGCAGGAGATGCTCGAGGAGCTGCGCCTCATCCTGAGCCCCGGGCGCTGAGCCGCCACCCCCCCCGAAAGAGCCGATGGACGCCGATACACGAGAGGCGCTGGAGCAGCGCATCCAGCTGGCCAC
The sequence above is drawn from the Archangium gephyra genome and encodes:
- the traC gene encoding outer membrane exchange accessory lipoprotein TraC, with amino-acid sequence MRSSSAPPLSPLARRLGLLALTVFTLAVAGCSPFARAIKEGDTFSAQQKWAEAEDAYLRALAVEPGDAEAKAKLLKLRQQWSADVFQAAKAKHAEGDLAGATPLLVRALKLDSENNDARTLLAQTLDARVEVAQKALKEERLQEARAEFDAVLAVDEGHVAARKGVSAVQKALAQRWFGTAQRLEEEGKLGNALLAYVRANQEQVGATPALERAEVVRRKLQDEIAFLVVTGPAEDKAEAPDVAQRLSPGRLSALLPQEVPIRVITTEAPKDHEGVRLGLSVERVMPVKSVEQAQKSQRYLVTNKAVPNPRRLQTEASLLEQERKLEDVERKLSGVLRDYLRKQDELAQAREVAGRCRSRERQACSTALAECVRAFGQSKPGEVPKECSPSRCNPQCEAEETALSQRASAAQELERRLEAAQEGAETQRREVQRGRDAYYREPLTVDEPVYADYPYDVELHRLSITASVTERLVALSKDAAVASPRSGDYAAMHEDSANKAYDKVGVLADPVQLRTEAELRVEAGDKAMESIAQRVMEHFDVYRQRRVEDARRGMVRPSAEDVVETAVRALLLTADQPPQDILQSLSQARGLTRPESIYGR
- a CDS encoding TerB family tellurite resistance protein, encoding MAKPTPEDHFNIEVLKLMLQLAWSDEQIDVQEVGTILGAARSWGVPEPEVATLKKALEGGVTLPAPDLGLLRGRPDEVLEAARALIASDGRLRASEQEMLEELRLILSPGR